The following proteins come from a genomic window of Haloplanus salinus:
- a CDS encoding alpha/beta fold hydrolase, which produces MPTATVRGHEIHYRTDGDEGPPIVMVHGVPTNSSQWEPIQDLLSPYFRTYAIDLIGMGKSDKPLDDWEYSWENDSHIIAELMDEWGHDSMIVAGDDWGGGIALDFAARYPDKTDICVAVDPVAYDNWPVAEIESIGRLAFVDDDEEFRKAVADFPMKLVQTLRTMVHEPSNFRGGAIKEGVSTARTTYDLRKLREPYETVDYAAGGSQLNGDAGYGSPKLDAIRALALRGASLDPDWMLDIPYEDITAPTMLLWGLQDIMMDSAIRFRFRYDITNAPVRIQPLQEAGHLALVDQPHLGADAIIDFVTEHQGTDVLADRYMGFPEIL; this is translated from the coding sequence ATGCCAACAGCAACCGTACGCGGACACGAGATCCACTACCGAACGGACGGCGACGAGGGGCCACCGATCGTGATGGTCCACGGCGTGCCCACCAACAGTTCCCAGTGGGAACCGATTCAGGACCTCCTCTCGCCGTATTTCCGGACGTACGCCATCGACCTCATCGGTATGGGAAAGAGCGACAAACCACTGGACGACTGGGAGTACTCCTGGGAGAACGACTCCCACATCATCGCGGAGCTGATGGACGAGTGGGGCCACGACTCGATGATCGTCGCCGGCGACGACTGGGGCGGTGGTATCGCGCTCGACTTCGCCGCTCGCTACCCAGACAAGACGGACATCTGTGTCGCCGTCGATCCGGTCGCCTACGACAACTGGCCGGTCGCCGAGATCGAATCCATCGGCCGGCTGGCCTTCGTCGACGACGATGAAGAGTTCCGGAAGGCCGTCGCGGATTTCCCGATGAAACTCGTCCAGACCCTCCGGACGATGGTGCACGAACCGAGCAACTTCCGGGGTGGAGCCATCAAAGAGGGCGTCTCGACAGCGCGAACGACCTACGACCTCCGAAAACTTCGCGAACCGTACGAGACGGTCGACTACGCCGCCGGCGGCTCACAGCTCAACGGCGACGCCGGCTACGGCTCGCCGAAACTCGACGCCATTCGCGCCCTCGCGCTTCGCGGCGCGTCGCTCGATCCCGACTGGATGCTCGACATCCCCTACGAGGATATCACCGCGCCGACGATGCTCCTCTGGGGGCTGCAGGACATCATGATGGACTCGGCGATCCGCTTCCGGTTCCGATACGACATCACGAACGCGCCCGTTCGCATCCAGCCACTTCAGGAGGCGGGCCACCTCGCGCTGGTGGATCAACCCCATCTCGGCGCTGATGCCATCATCGACTTCGTCACCGAACACCAGGGCACCGACGTCCTCGCCGACCGGTACATGGGGTTCCCCGAAATCCTGTGA